TCCGGGAGTTCGAATGGACCTGTTCCCATCGAGACCGACCTTCCGGAAACCGAACTCTCCTCGGATGGTCTCGTCATCAGCATCCCGCCCACCATTCGGGATGCCTTCACCGAGGAGCATCCCAACGCGGATGACCCTGACGCGCCATCGCCGTCCTTCGAGGGGAGCCTCTACGCCCTCACGAACGCACTGCTGGGCGTCCTTCCAGCAACCGTCCTCTGCGACCGCAGCGATATGCGCGGGCTCGCAATCTCGCGTCTCGACACAACCGGCCACCCTACGATTGTCCTCTACGACGACCATCCTGGTGGTGTCGGCCTCGCTCGTCGCGTCTTCCAGCACCTCGAGGATGCCCTCGAATTCGCACAGACTCGCGTTGCCGACTGCGAATGTGATGAGGGATGCCCGGCCTGTATCCACCACCCTCACGACGCCTCGAGCAACCAGACGCTCGACAAGGTCGGCGCGCGTCTCCTTGCGGATCTCCTCCTCGACGATACGCACGCGGCCTGACCACTGCATCATCTCCCCTTCGCGACACCCTCCCATGGACTAAAGTCAGAGAACTGCATATATTCTGGCGAGTTGACTACTCATGGCGAGCGATCTCCCCGCCCCACCAACCGAGTCAGGCGTCTATCCCGAGGACCGTATGAAGGTCTCACGATGGCTGACCTGGAAGGAAGCCGATGACGGCCGCAAGATTCCCCGCGCACCCTACCACAACTCAAACCAGCCAGATCGGTACGTCTCCGCGCAGGACCCAACCATCTGGACGGACTTCGAGACCGCAGCAGAGTGGGCGGATAAACTCCCTCATCACCAACTTGCGTACGTTATTCCCGACCGCAACGACTTCGAGACCGACCTCGTCGTCATCGACTACGACGACGCCCGCGATCCCGAAACGGGTGAAATCCATCCCCTCGTCCATGATCATCTTGCTGACGCCGATTCCTACGCCGATGTCTCTCCGTCTGGAACAGGTGTTCACATCCTCTGCCGCGGTCAGCTCCCCGAGCGCGTCAAGACCATCTCTGACGACCTCTCCGAACACGAGGCCCTTCCCGAGGCGTCGATCGAGGTCTACGAGTCCGCGCGTTTCATCACGATGACCGGCAGACACATCGCCGGTACACCCACCGAGACGCGCGACTGCCGGACCTTCCTTGATGGGCTCGTCGAGGACTATGCGACCGTCTCCGCAGCGACCCCCGATGAAGTCGCCTTTGAACCGGATACTACTCGCGAGGACATCGAAGACGTCGAGACCACGAGTGACATTCAGGATGTTTTCGACGCCATCCAGCACGTCCGACCGAGAGACATCAGCCTCCGCTCGACTGTCACTGAGGAGCGCGCTGACGGTACGCAGTCACTGGATCCATCCTGGGCGAACTCTTCGTCTGGCACGCGCCTCGCCCAGCTCGATGAAGGCTGGGTGTACCGCGATGGTCTCATCGGCCTCGACGCTCTCCAAGTCGTCGCCCTTGAGGAAGGCATCATTACTGGCGAACGAGATTATCCCTCTGGGGAGGACTTCTGGGAGGCCGTCGACGAGCTTCGTGCTCGCGGCGCGCACATCCCCGAGTACGAGGAGGACAAGTCGGAGGCCGCCCCATCGGCAAGCGACTGGTCGCCTGCTCCTGACTACACCCCTGACCGCGATGCCGACGCCCCGGCGACGGGCAGTTCATCACCGTCCGATCTGGGGTCATCCCACAGTAGCGGTCGGACGCGTGGCCGCGATTCTCCCCGACGCGGCGAGGGCGCAGAATCACTCTACAAGGCAGAAATCGACCGTCTTGAAGCCGAACTCGAAGCTCGAGAGGAGCGGATAGACGAACTCGAAGCCGAACTTGATGAGCGAACAAAGAAACTTCGGCGTATCCACGTCCGTAACTCCCAACTCGAAGACGCCCTCGAGAACGACGCCGAAGTCCAAGTCCGTGCCCTCGATACTGACATGCTCGTCGACATCCTGGATGACCAAACGCTCGTTGCGATCGTTGAGTATGTCGCCGACACCCACGCTGACGACGATGGCAATCTCGAGCTCTCCACAGCCGACGACTCAGGTGGGCGTCTCGACCGTCTCAAGTCCTTCCTTCGCTCGGACTCCTCGTCCTCAACTTCCCGCTGAACACCTGGTGATTTTCACTCGGTATCAGGGGTGTCCTCCCTATCTTAGAGCCGCATCCACCGTCTTACCTCCCGGTTCCTGTTTTTCTTCCCCAGACGTGAGGTGGCGGGAGTCATCACCGATCCCTCTCCGTCCCTCACTATGACCGAGAACGATTCATCCACTCCCGATAGCAACCGGGTTCGGACTCGCAAGATACCCGACTCGGAACGTACGACTGGACCATCCGAGACCACTGACGCCGCCGTCGCTGCTAGGACCGCTACGTGTCCCGAGTGCGACGGAGATCTTCACGTCGACCACGTTCATGGAGAAACCCGGTGTGCTGACTGTGGACTCGTCGTCACGGAGAATGCTATCGACCGCGGCCCCGACTGGCAGGCCTTCTCTGCGGACGAACGGGAACAGAAGTCCCACACAGGGAGTCCACTCACGCCAACCCAGCACGACTTTGGCCTCAGAACCGAGATCGACTGGCGCAACAAGGATGCCCACGGGAACACCATCTCCTCACAACGGCGAGCGCAGCTGACCCGACTTCGCACGTGGCAACAACGGTCCCGGACTGGGAACTCGAAGGAACGCGGCCTCAAGGCGATGCTTTCAGAAATCCAGCGTATGGCCGCTGCTCTCGATCTCCCCGACGATGACCACGACATCGCCGCCGTCATCTGCCGCCGGGCCAGTGATCAGGACCTCCTTCCCGGTCGGAGTTACGAAGGCGTCGCGACTGCCGCCGTCTACGCCGCAATCCGGCAAGCTGGCCTCCCACAGGATCTCGAAGCCCTCACGCAGGTCAGTCGAATCGACGATAAAATCCGTATCAAGCGCACCTACCGATATCTCGTCCGCGAACTCGAGCTCGAAGTCCCGCCGCCCGATCCACGAGACTATCTCTCCCGCCTCTGTTCGGAACTCGATCTCAGTCAAGAGACCAAGCGGTTTACGATGGAACTCCTCAAGGACGTTATGGAGGCAGGCATCCACTCCGGGAAGCATCCCGTCGGTATCGCCGCCGCTGCCCTCTATGTCGCCACGCACCACTCAGATTCTCCTTCCAGTGACTCGTGTACGCAATCCGAACTTGCGGAGGCCGCGAACGTGAGTGTGGTCACGATTCGCAACCGCTACCACGACATCCAGGATACGTGTTTCCCGATGGTCGAAGCCTGACTTCTCGAACGTGGCCGACCACATTTTGACGACCGACAAATTCAACCAGAGGATATCGAATTACGCACCAATCTTTATGAAGTCATATTCTGAATTTCAGCTATGCCGACAGTTGAGGTGTGGTCACTGTGGCTGCACATTGCTGCAGGCATAGCCGCTCTGTTCGCTGGCCTCGGCGCACTCGTGACCAAAAAGGGAGGAATGAGACATCGTCAAGCCGGGAAGGTCTTTCTCGTATCGATGGGCGTTGTTGTTGCCACAGTGTTCGTCCTAGTAGCTATCGACCCTGTGGCGTTCCGTATCATCCTCACCCTCGTTGCGATCTTTAGTGGATACCTTGCGTTCTCAGGATACCGTGTACTCTCTCGAAAACGCCCGACCAGTACTGCCCATATGGTCGACTGGGGAGCTGCTGGGAGCGTCGTTCTTGCGTGTGCTGGACTTGGTCTGTGGGGCATCAACTGGTTTCTTGATGGGAATTCTTTCGGGGTTGTGATGATCGTCTTCGGTGGAATCGGCATTGCGTTCGGAACACTGGATATTCATTCATTCTATGGTGAGAATTCTGGGGAATGGATGGTCAGCCACCTCCAACGGATGATTGGTGCGTTTATTGCTACGGTTAGTGCCGTTTCAGCTGTCAACCTCACGTCCGAACTGGGAATTATAGCGTGGTTGTTGCCTACTCTCCTCGGCGTTCCCCTCATCGCATACTGGTCAAATAAGTACAGTTCTCCCTGAATATGGGTGCTTCTGAATCTAATTTCAAGCCGACCACATCGATTTCAAACAATCAAGAAGATGGATCATTTCAAAATATACAGCCGTAGGCTAATCCACACGACTGCCGACGCAATGATTTTCTCCTCTAGGCCACCGCGTTAGGTTGTCCGACGGCAATCACTGAACCGTTGCCCCTGTAGATCCTCGTCGATTCATTTACTGGTTTCTCCTGCGCGATCGGGATAGACGCGCAGATAACATCGTCACCTCCCTTCCTCATATCCCACTATGCCATTCACGAGTCCCCCGACCCCTGCGCTTGAGACGGCCACTTATCCAGCAGACTGTCGTGACCACGACCAGTGGTTGACCTGGAAGCCAACCGACAACGACCGAAAGGTCCCACGAGCGCCCTATGCCTATCCGGACTGGCCCAAGCGGTATGTCGATGCTCAGAACCCCACGGTCTGGACGGACTTCGAGTCCGCCCAAGACTGGGTCGAGAAGCTCTCCGCCGGTTTCGCCCTTGCGTACGTCATCCGCAACCGTGACGAGTACTCCGACGAAGACCTCGTTGTCGTCGATTACGACGATGCTCGTGATCCGGGAACTGGCGCTATCCATCCTGTCGTTCACGAGCACTTGCAGACTGCAGACTCGTACGCCGACGTCTCCCCCTCTGGAACAGGCGTACACATCCTCTGCCGCGGTCAGCTCCCCGATGACGTCACGACTGTTGCCGACGATCTTCCCACCCACGACACCTTTCCGGACGCCTCTATCGAAGTCTACGACTCCGCCCGCTTCGTCGCGATGTCCGGCCAACATCTCGTCGGGACGCCCACCGAAACGCAGCCGGCGCAGGCGTTCATCGACGACGTTGTCGACGTGTTCACGACCCCGCAGCCACAGGCAGATACCTCATTTGAGGTTTCAGAGTCGCCCATGGACGCGTTGCCTGAGGCCCCCTCGCCGTCTCCATCTCAACGGTCACCGCCAACATCCACGACCAACATCGAAGACGTCTACCGGGCGGTCGAGACGACGCGACCGTCCGAAATCCGCCTCGACTCGCCAATTACGGAAACTCGTAGTGACGGCACGAAATCACGGAACCCCTGTTGGACGAACTCGGACTCGGGGACGCGCCTCGCCGAGATGGACGACGGCTGGATCTATCGGAACGGCCTCATCGTTCTCGATGCCCTCCAGATTGTTGCCCTCGAAGAAGGCATCGTCACAACTACCGGCGAGTATCCCTCTGGAAAGGACTTCTGGGAGGCTGTCGAGGAACTCCGCGCTCGCGGTGCCGACATACCTGAGTACGAAGCCAGCTCCGACCGTAAGGAAGCGTCCGACCAACCCACGCCGCCCCCATCCCCGACAGCTGGCCGGTCGCTGCGGGACCTCCACCGCAAACTCAGAGTGAAAACCATCGAGCGAAACCAGCTCAGAGACGAACTCGTCACTCTTCGTCGAGAACTTGCCGCTCGAATCCGTGACGTCCGCTCGTAACCCGGCGTCCTCCCCGTGAGTGATCCCAACGAGAACTCCCCATCACTCGATCGGGTTTCTCTCCGGCCGTTACAGGTGACCCGCGAGGAGACTCATTATGGCCAACACCAGCCCACGTACCTTCACAGCATTGACCGAGCACCCGCTCCCGCTCGACGAAGACGAGGTCGCGGCGTTCGCCGAAGACCATTCCCAGCTCGACCCGGACACCCACGTCGACGCACTCCACGAGGACTATATCACCCTGCTCGCGGAGACCGCCCAGTGGCGCGTCTTCACCATCGATCTCTACGGTTTTGATGGTCGCGTCTACCTCTGGAACGGCGCTCTCGGCGAAGGTCTCGCCCTCCCCACGAACGAGTGGGCAGCAGGGAACCTCGCCGAAGCCTTCTCACTCTACCGGCAGGCCATCGCCGACAATGTCAGTCGCGACGACCTCCCCGTCACGCTCGACGAAGACGCCGAGTGTCCCTATTGCGGAGGCGAACTCTCCCCCTCGACGACGCCATCCGGTTCGATCGACCAACGCTGCACGGGTTGCGGCGAACATCGAAGCATCGGGTGACTCGGCTTACCGTCCTGACTACGAAAACATCGAGCCGCCTGCTGATCGAGATCGGACCTCTCACCCCGGCTTTCTTTCCACCTACGGGAGGTGAGGCGTATTCAAATATGTACTACAGAGTCCGATTCCCCGACGTCGGCGCAGGCGCGACGCGGCTTGCGTGCTTTATCGAAGGCGAGAGCGAAGCCGCGGTTCGCGAGCTGGCAGCCGACCACCCGCACTTCCGAGGCTGGGACGCTTCGAAGGGGAGCGTCCGGAAGACGAATCTCGCGAACCGGAAGTCACTCGAGAACCGAATTATGGATGTCAGCAATCCGAATGCGGCCGTCCTCGAGGACGGCACCGTGCTTTGTCGGTCCCTGAAGCGCGACGAGGTCGTCGAGCACCACCCCGAACGGACGTAGGCGCTCCACGACCGACCGAACCCCCACCGCCCCCCGCACAGCACCGCACGGCGTAGGCGGATTTCTTCCTCCCATCGAGTGGTAGAGGGCGGTGAAAACGCCCCTCAGCGCACACTAGGCGGACGACAATCCTCCCACGTCAAACTCAATCCTAGAGGTTATTCACGATGTCAGCTGAAAATCAGCCCAGTTCAGAGCACCGCGATGCGCCACGAAGTGACCGTGATTTCGCGGTCGACGAGAGTATCGATGTCCGATCACTTATTGCGAAGGAACAGACGCTTCCCTTCCTCGGGCTCACTCCCGCGGACGCAACAACCGTCGACTATCCGGACGGTATCGAGCCTGCTGGCCGCCGCTTCCTCAACGCGGACGCGAGTGAAGCCCGCTCACTCAAAGCCATCATCAAGGCGCTTCCGCAGGCCAGCAGCGGCGAACTCCGCGCTGTCAACGAGTTTGTCGATCCAGCGGACGAGACGATCGACCCTGAGGAGATTCGTGACGTCGACGGCCTCAACGCCGATCTTCTCGAAGCCGCAACTGGCCAGTCCGTCGAAGAGCTCGCCGCGAACGCACCAAGTGACCGTCTCCTTGATGTCACCGATCACCAGGACATCATCGACCGCCGTCGTCTCGCTCTCGCGGCACTCGGCTACCCTGTCAAGTTCCGCTGGCAGATCGCGACCTCCAGGTACTCGATCATCAACCCTGAAGAGGCCTACCTTCCGCTAATGGGTGCGCTCCAAAAGCACGGTGCCGACGAGGCGTTCGGATGGGCGGATATGCGGGACTGGGGTGGCGTTGCGAAGCTCACTGTCATCCTCCCGGGCTTCCGCCGCGAACTCGATATGAGCCAGTCGGATGGCTCAACGAAGGCCGCTATTCGCGAATACGATGCGCTCGCCGACGTCGACCCCACGATGAGCGACAGGAGTGACGAGGACGATAGAGATGACGAGACGGGGACTATGACGGTCTACGGTGGTATCCAGACCGGCTACGACTTCCGTGGCTCCCAGACGATGTGGGCGAAACCCCTCCTCTTCTTCCCGGGATCGGGGACGGTTATGTACGGTGTCGGCCAGCGGTACTCACGGCGACACGTCGGCGATGTCACGAACGCTGCTCACGAACGCGCGCATGACCGCGTCCCCATCATGGAGTGGTGGGGAAACATCTATGACGATCTCGACGCGCGAACGACCACCGTCGACGATGTCCTCGTTCGCGCCCGCTCGGTCGCGATCGACTTTGAGGAACTCCCCTTCGACGTCGACGACTTCTACGTTTATCTCGGAATTCCCAGCACGTACGCCGAGAGCGCGAGTACTCGAGCTACGCGCATCGCGATGCCAGATTCCTGTCCCACACTCTGGAACCTCCAGTTGTCACTTCTCGTTGCCCTCGGCGAGTTCGAGGGCTCGCGAGCCTCCGACACCTTCCAAGCCTACAACGAGGTCGCCCGTGACATCCTCTTCTCACCCGGGAAATCTATACAGCTTGCCGCCCGCGAGCACGACCTTCAGGCCGATGACGACGAATCGAGTATCGCGCCCGACCAGCAGACGCTTAGCGATGCTCTCGGTGAGGCATTCGCTATTCCCGGCGTCGAAGCCGCCTCTGAGCGCGACCTCTCAGATACTGACGCCCAGCGCGTCCAGAACACCATCCAAGAATCTCTTAATCAGTAGCCCGAGATACTCTCCCCAATCGAAATTAGCCCAAGTTCTCATGGTTTTCTTACGTAGCATGCCTTGGATGAGCTAAGATCGGCGTGACCGATACGGTGTACAAAGGGTGCTGCGAGACCACTCTTTCGGGTTGGGTCCACACAAGATACTTATTATACCTTTCTCAACTAAATGATATGCAAATAGAACTCGATGGGGAGTCTTATGCTGTTACCACTGGGGGGTACGAATCTCCAATCCCCTCGAATGCCATTCTTGATTTAGAGGAGGCAAAATACCAAACCCGGTCTTGGAAGGGTTCGTTCTCGTCTGATCAAGTTGATCTAGCAGACATATACTCATCCAATATTTGTCCGGACAGCCCGATGTTCACTATCCAATTCGGCCGGTCGTCTGATGTAGATGAGGATCCAACGTACCAGGTTTTTGGAGAAGGAGTGGAATCCTTGACGCACGGGACAGAAAACATTCCAGAAATAGCATCAAAGGTTGAAGAAGTATTCCGAGACAGGGAGAACTTCTCACTCCATCGTCCATTCATTCGTGCACACTCCAGACTTGCTGATGGTTCAGTCTTGTATACCGGCGTCTATTATTATGGACGTAGTACTGACTCAGTGAAACGATTTGAATTACGAATATTCCATCCAGATATACCGTTTGGAGTGGACCGATACGACGAGATCTTCGATTCAAGCCCGGTGAAGAAACCTCCCTATCTTGAGGAAGTGAACACAAAACGATATAGAGTGACAGATATTCCAGAACGAGCTACAGAGGTTGTGAAACCTATTATTTCCATTAGTGATTCAAGTGTTGAGACCGTAGCAATTGAAAACCCCATCACCTCAAACAATGTTCCTGAAAATGCATGGGGGGCGTTCAAATCTCCAAACCAGTTGTTTGCAAAATCATATCTGGTAGAGAACGAAGCTCAATCTGCGAAGATATCTGACTTCCGCGCGGTTTCTATAGATGATTTAGAGCCAATCTTTTATGAAGCAGAAATTCAGTAAGCCTTTCTAAGGTGCTGTATTCGAGAAAATAGATTACTTGATGATTTTGACGTTTGATTTTGTATACCACCTGAATCGGTTCTCTCCTACCTACCCACGCTCGTATGGCGGTGCTATCTGCGACTAGTGAGCGATCCATTCTCAACTCCACTTCCTACTACGGCTTCACTGTAGTCCGTTTTTCCCGCACCTCAGTCCGTGAACGCGATTGACCAGTTATGCCACAAGTAGCCCCACAGTCCATGAGTACCGACGACCAGCAACGGTTCCTCAGCCACCTCGCTGCCGGCCTCATCAAAGAAACCGGCGGAGATCTCCCAATCGAGACACTTCACCTCCGCGCCAGCGATTATCTCGACCTCGATGGCGACACCGTCACCCAGCTCGTCGAGGACGGGGCTAACAACGGAATCTACACGCTCGACCGCGACAGCGACGGCGGTCAGCGCATCACGAGCGTCACCCCAGAAGGCGACTGCCCGACCGAACTCGCCGCACACGTCGACGCTCTCACTGCCTCTGCCGACAGTATTGATTTCACCGTCTTGGACGGCGTCGGCGAGAGCGTCGAGCAGAACCTCATCGACACGGGGTACACCACGTTCGGCGAACTCCACCGTGCAGACCCCGAGGACCTCACGGATATCCCGACGCTCACAGGGAGCAAAGCCCAACTCATCGTCCAGCAGGCCGGCCAGTACGTCCAGGTCGAGACAAAGATCGCCGAAGACGCCCTCGCTCGCTACCGTGAACGCCTCGGCGATGACACCTCCGGCTCGGCGACCGTCTACTCCATCACTGACGTCGATCAGGACGTCGGCGACCCGCTCGCAGTCGTCGACTCCTCGATGCCAGTCGAAGAGGCAACCTTCCACGGGCTCCCTATTCTCGAGGACAACGACCACCCACATATCGTCCGGAAGCGCGATATGCCCACGCGGGCCGATGAGGTAATCGCACCGAAGACAACGACGATGGAGGATGTCCAGCTCGACACGCTTGAAGCGACCGCGATGAAGCTCGCCCGCGGCAACCGCGGTCTCCGACTGGTCGGCCCCCACGGCGCCGGGAAGAACTACCTCCTCAAATACCTCCACTACAAGACGAATCGCGTCCTCGTCAGCGTCGACGCCGACGCCTCGATGCTCGCCCAGGACCTCCTCGGTATCTCTACGGTCAACGAGGA
This genomic window from Natronomonas marina contains:
- a CDS encoding transcription initiation factor IIB codes for the protein MTENDSSTPDSNRVRTRKIPDSERTTGPSETTDAAVAARTATCPECDGDLHVDHVHGETRCADCGLVVTENAIDRGPDWQAFSADEREQKSHTGSPLTPTQHDFGLRTEIDWRNKDAHGNTISSQRRAQLTRLRTWQQRSRTGNSKERGLKAMLSEIQRMAAALDLPDDDHDIAAVICRRASDQDLLPGRSYEGVATAAVYAAIRQAGLPQDLEALTQVSRIDDKIRIKRTYRYLVRELELEVPPPDPRDYLSRLCSELDLSQETKRFTMELLKDVMEAGIHSGKHPVGIAAAALYVATHHSDSPSSDSCTQSELAEAANVSVVTIRNRYHDIQDTCFPMVEA
- a CDS encoding AAA family ATPase, coding for MSTDDQQRFLSHLAAGLIKETGGDLPIETLHLRASDYLDLDGDTVTQLVEDGANNGIYTLDRDSDGGQRITSVTPEGDCPTELAAHVDALTASADSIDFTVLDGVGESVEQNLIDTGYTTFGELHRADPEDLTDIPTLTGSKAQLIVQQAGQYVQVETKIAEDALARYRERLGDDTSGSATVYSITDVDQDVGDPLAVVDSSMPVEEATFHGLPILEDNDHPHIVRKRDMPTRADEVIAPKTTTMEDVQLDTLEATAMKLARGNRGLRLVGPHGAGKNYLLKYLHYKTNRVLVSVDADASMLAQDLLGISTVNEDRIVVFRDGILTKAMKHGYTIVINEVNAAPAGVMMALQKVLNQNVLTVKESGEEIIPHPAARIVVTMNPPTREYRGSEPMNAATRDRFQTIFFDYMDPQDEIDFLDQKYNTSRQRIDRDSLRRMVEFANATRDNETWPTLSTRKLEDAIDWYDLGASVRGALKHVVKASAEPHQNPDDTYDKLEDT